The following are from one region of the Salminus brasiliensis chromosome 14, fSalBra1.hap2, whole genome shotgun sequence genome:
- the mul1 gene encoding mitochondrial ubiquitin ligase activator of NFKB 1: MDPNGKPSTAQIVLLATSSALTAVLYSVYRRKAGHVARLKEAKKISLDQDLKSILAEAPGKCIPYAVIEGVVRSVKETLNSQFVDNCKGVVERLTLKEKKMVWNRTTHLWNDCEKVIHQRTNTVPFDLAPHDDSVAATVRVVRPLDAAELDLETTYENFHPTVQSLSNVIGHFISGERPQGIWETEEMLRLGASVTGVGELVLDNSLVRLQPPKQGLRYFLSRLDSEALLGKQESGLRVWKALTLLVGLAACATLIYMLWKQYVWRRERRKERSVLKEFKEQQKKRVRELNLDEGAMSPTTCIVCLSHERSCVFLECGHVCSCEQCYHSLPNPKKCPICRASIDRIVPLYNS, from the exons ATGGACCCGAATGGGAAACCCTCCACAGCCCAGATAGTGCTGCTGGCCACCAGCTCAGCCCTCACTGCTGTCCTGTACTCAGTCTATAGGAGGAAGGCAGGTCATGTTGCCAGGTTGAAA GAGGCAAAGAAAATCTCATTGGATCAAGACCTGAAAAGCATTCTGGCTGAAGCTCCAGGAAAATGCATCCCATATGCTGTTATTGAAG GTGTTGTGCGGTCTGTGAAAGAAACCTTGAACAGTCAGTTTGTGGACAACTGCAAAGGCGTCGTTGAGAGACTGACGCTGAAGGAAAAGAAGATGGTGTGGAATCGAACAACTCATCTCTG GAACGACTGTGAGAAGGTCATCCACCAGCGCACCAACACTGTGCCCTTTGACCTGGCTCCCCACGACGACAGCGTCGCGGCCACTGTGCGCGTGGTCCGCCCTCTGGACGCAGCCGAGTTGGATCTGGAGACCACCTATGAGAACTTCCACCCCACCGTGCAGTCGTTAAGCAATGTCATCGGCCACTTTATAAGTGGCGAGAGGCCACAAGGCATTTGGGAGACGGAGGAGATGCTGCGGCTCGGGGCCAGCGTGACTGGAGTTGGCGAGCTGGTGCTGGACAACAGCCTGGTGCGGCTGCAGCCCCCCAAGCAG GGCCTGCGCTACTTCCTGAGCCGGCTGGACAGTGAGGCGCTGCTTGGGAAGCAGGAGAGTGGTCTGCGGGTGTGGAAGGCCCTGACGCTGCTGGTGGGGCTGGCGGCCTGCGCCACGCTGATCTACATGCTGTGGAAGCAGTATGTCTGGCGGAGGGAGCGGAGGAAGGAGCGCAGTGTGTTGAAGGAGTTTAAAGAGCAGCAGAAGAAGCGTGTGCGGGAGCTAAACCTGGACGAAGGTGCCATGTCCCCAACGACCTGCATCGTCTGCCTCAGCCACGAAAGGTCCTGCGTCTTCCTTGAGTGTGGCCATGTTTGTTCTTGTGAGCAGTGCTATCATTCTCTCCCAAACCCTAAGAAGTGCCCTATATGTAGGGCTAGCATAGACAGGATTGTGCCTCTATACAACAGCTAA
- the camk2n1b gene encoding calcium/calmodulin-dependent protein kinase II inhibitor 1b, which produces MSEVLPYEENLRNYGNDGDEEQISLTCRLQNTNNFFSTGQNKRPPKLGQIGRSKRVVIEDDQIDEVLQNTAEKSPAEA; this is translated from the exons ATGTCCGAGGTGTTGCCTTACGAGGAAAACCTACGGAACTACGGGAATGATGGAGACGAGGAGCAGATCTCGCTCACCTGTCGACTGCAGAACACCAACAACTTCTTCAGCACCGGGCAAAACAAACGGCCCCCTAAACTTGGACAGATTGGAAGGAGCAAGCGAG TTGTCATAGAAGATGACCAGATTGACGAAGTGCTccaaaacacagcagaaaagtCGCCGGCGGAGGCGTGA